One region of Bactrocera neohumeralis isolate Rockhampton chromosome 5, APGP_CSIRO_Bneo_wtdbg2-racon-allhic-juicebox.fasta_v2, whole genome shotgun sequence genomic DNA includes:
- the LOC126760574 gene encoding LOW QUALITY PROTEIN: L-asparaginase-like (The sequence of the model RefSeq protein was modified relative to this genomic sequence to represent the inferred CDS: inserted 1 base in 1 codon), with the protein MSSNPTTTTNGNGECNCDEISAPAPPVPQTNGHASTCTLRGDGLFMKMRLNSITSIDNPDKPQSTANGKLETPPIKRNISDGNLLPTDIKEARVRVIYTGGTIGMVRNENNVLAPIPNALVKTLRRYPNIHDEAYAQKRFGSAASMGPLVLPFVQGEKRRIVYQVTEYTPLLDSSNMTMNDWARIAKDIHQSYEFFDGFVILHGTDTLSYTASALSFMLENLGKTVIITGSQIPIFETRTDGKDNFTSALIIAGNYVLPEVCVFFGHKLMRGNRTVKVSSDRLEAFDTPNVSPLGTIGINVEIDYRLXFRPCTVSRFSVQTNLDENVGILRIFPSISRSSIRAFLAPPMKGIVLQSFGSGNVPSNRKDFLEELKMACDRGVIIINCTQCSNGAVAALYDTGKVLFDIGILPGYDMTPEAALTKLSYVLGKTGLTLEQRKELMQINLRGELTSSVGAKMEEFDLVDAVARSMHLSTPEELGQMCATLFPAMINTAVQEGDITKITNLKAYGADLSCVNHDHRTALHLACNQGNIAVVNHLLMNGVSVHIRDHYDRTPLLEAISGDHHEIIQVLINCGAHLTGSSRAIGEQLCAAAARGSLVRLKSYQLAGADLAQPDPSGRTALHLAALHGHASLVRFLLDIVDNPKEKDMLELTPLDYASRGGQQDIIQILNGLEQAA; encoded by the exons ATGTCCAGcaacccaacaacaacaacgaacggCAATGGAGAATGTAATTGCGATGAGATTAGTGCGCCTGCGCCACCAGTGCCTCAAACAAATGGACATGCCTCCACATGCACACTTCGCGGCGATGGACTCTTTATGAAAATGCGACTGAACTCAATAACCTCAATCGATAATCCGGACAAACCGCAATCAACAGCTAACGGCAAATTGGAGACACCGCCGATAAAGCGCAACATTAGTGATGGAAATCTGCTGCCAACCGACATAAAGGAGGCGCGTGTGCGTGTCATCTATACGGGCGGCACAATTGGCATGGTGCGAAACGAGAATAACG TTCTAGCGCCTATCCCCAATGCTTTGGTGAAAACACTACGCAGATACCCGAACATACACGACGAAGCTTATGCGCAGAAACGTTTTGGCTCGGCAGCATCGATGGGACCACTTGTACTGCCTTTTGTGCAAGGTGAGAAGCGGCGCATTGTCTATCAAGTGACCGAATATACGCCACTCTTGGACTCGAGCAATATGACAATGAACGATTGGGCGCGTATTGCCAAGGACATACAT CAATCCTACGAATTCTTCGATGGCTTTGTCATACTTCACGGCACCGATACGCTTTCCTACACGGCTTCAGCGTTGTCATTCATGTTGGAGAATCTTGGCAAAACTGTTATCATTACCGGTTCCCAGATACCCATTTTCGAGACACGCACCGACGGTAAAGACAACTTCACATCCGCCTTAATAATTGCAGGTAACTATGTTTTACCGGAGGTGTGCGTCTTCTTCGGTCATAAACTGATGCGTGGTAATCGCACAGTGAAGGTGAGCTCCGATCGTTTGGAGGCGTTCGACACACCAAATGTTTCGCCTTTAGGCACAATCGGTATAAATGTCGAAATCGACTATCGAT ATTTTCGACCATGCACGGTCTCACGGTTTTCGGTGCAAACGAATTTGGATGAGAATGTCGGCATCTTGCGTATATTTCCGAGTATTTCGAGATCGTCTATACGCGCATTCCTAGCGCCACCAATGAAGGGTATAGTGCTGCAATCGTTTGGATCAGGTAATGTGCCCTCGAATCGCAAAGATTTTCTCGAAGAACTTAAGATGGCCTGTGATCGTGGTGTAATCATAATAAATTGTACACAATGTTCCAATGGCGCCGTAGCGGCGCTATACGACACGGGAAAGGTGTTGTTCGATATTGGCATATTGCCGGGCTACGATATGACACCTGAAGCGGCACTGACGAAACTTTCATATGTGCTGGGCAAAACGGGCTTAACGCTGGAGCAACGGAAGGAG CTTATGCAAATCAATCTGCGCGGTGAATTGACCTCGTCGGTTGGTGCCAAAATGGAAGAATTCGATTTGGTGGATGCAGTTGCACGGTCTATGCATTTATCTACACCCGAGGAGCTGGGCCAAATGTGTGCCACACTATTTCCGGCTATGATAAACACAGCCGTGCAGGAAGGTGACATAACTAAG ATCACGAATCTGAAAGCCTACGGTGCAGATCTTTCCTGCGTAAATCACGATCACCGCACTGCGCTACATCTCGCATGCAACCAGGGCAACATTGCGGTTGTAAATCATTTGCTTATGAATGGTGTATCCGTTCACATTCGCGATCATTACGACCGCACACCTTTACTTGAGGCGATCTCGGGTGATCACCACGAAATCATACAAGTACTTATAAATTGCGGCGCTCATTTAACTGGTTCATCGCGTGCAATCGGTGAACAATTATGTGCTGCTGCAGCGCGAGGCTCATTGGTGCGCCTGAAATCCTATCAGTTGGCCGGTGCAGATTTAGCTCAACCCGATCCTTCCGGGCGCACAGCTCTGCATTTGGCCGCATTGCATGGCCACGCGAGTTTGGTACGATTTCTCTTGGATATTGTTGATAATCCAAAGGAAAAGGACATGCTAGAACTAACACCCTTGGATTATGCTAGCAGAGGTGGTCAACAAGATATAATTCAAATACTGAACGGTCTAGAACAAGCAGCGTAA